A single region of the Thermoleophilum album genome encodes:
- a CDS encoding SDR family oxidoreductase, with protein sequence MAKATQPIAGKVVAITGGARGIGKATARALVRRGARVAIGDIDLELARRTAEELGGGTRAYYVDVTDRAAFERFLSDVERDLGELDVLINNAGIMHVNRFHEEDEGAEDRQVDINLRGVLTGSKLFVRRVLDRGRGGHLVNIASQAGKSGFPGIATYCATKHAVVGLSQALALEYEEHGLQVSCVMPIVVDTELGQGIRDARGFKKIKPDDVAAEIVSALERPRFNVHVPRSVGVVGKLIQLLPERAQRLSAKLFGTDRLLLDAIGRRQEYERRAAASEPSRSHRAALPAGTGVRLPESEHAKQKSEARS encoded by the coding sequence ATGGCCAAGGCGACGCAACCGATCGCTGGCAAGGTGGTAGCGATCACCGGTGGCGCACGGGGAATCGGCAAAGCGACGGCGAGGGCGCTCGTGCGCCGCGGGGCACGGGTGGCGATCGGCGACATCGACCTCGAGCTCGCACGCCGCACCGCCGAGGAGCTCGGTGGCGGGACGCGCGCCTACTACGTCGACGTCACCGATCGCGCTGCGTTCGAGCGCTTCCTCTCCGATGTCGAGCGCGATCTCGGCGAGCTCGACGTGCTCATCAACAACGCCGGGATCATGCACGTCAACCGCTTCCACGAGGAGGACGAGGGGGCGGAGGATCGCCAGGTCGACATCAACCTACGTGGCGTGCTCACCGGATCGAAGCTGTTCGTGCGCCGGGTGCTCGATCGCGGGCGCGGCGGCCATCTCGTGAACATCGCTTCGCAGGCCGGCAAATCGGGGTTCCCCGGGATCGCTACCTACTGTGCCACCAAGCACGCGGTGGTCGGGCTGAGCCAGGCGCTGGCGCTCGAGTACGAAGAGCACGGCCTTCAGGTCAGCTGCGTTATGCCGATCGTCGTCGACACCGAGCTCGGCCAGGGTATCCGCGACGCGCGCGGCTTCAAGAAGATCAAGCCCGATGATGTGGCTGCTGAGATCGTCTCTGCGCTCGAGCGTCCGCGCTTCAACGTGCACGTACCGCGCTCGGTGGGAGTCGTCGGCAAGCTCATCCAGCTCCTACCCGAGCGGGCGCAGCGGCTCAGCGCCAAGCTCTTCGGCACCGATCGTCTGCTGCTCGACGCGATCGGCCGTCGCCAGGAGTACGAGCGGCGCGCGGCGGCGTCGGAGCCGTCCCGGTCGCATCGCGCTGCGCTGCCCGCGGGTACGGGTGTGCGTCTGCCGGAAAGCGAGCACGCGAAGCAGAAAAGCGAGGCGCGCTCGTGA
- a CDS encoding NUDIX hydrolase, whose product MAEPAHDPSPQPTHAVLACVFRVRDRRLHVLLWQRAREPHAGRWSLPGGRLDRPEPLEQTMRRHLAMKVDVRELSWLEQLATLSEPDRHPERWELATAYLGLVPSDVEPSLPADTRWHPVDRLPPTAFDHGRIIVEARERLRAKLSYTNLGFALAPREFTIAELAEHYSAALGYRVSQTNLRRVLERRRAIEPTGAMRPPGPGGGRPASLWRFSSRSLAVTDPFAIFRPPHRSAPQTGKVS is encoded by the coding sequence ATGGCCGAACCCGCGCACGACCCCTCGCCACAGCCAACGCACGCCGTCCTGGCGTGCGTCTTCCGCGTCCGCGACCGGCGCCTTCACGTTCTTTTGTGGCAGCGGGCGCGTGAGCCGCACGCCGGCCGCTGGTCGCTACCGGGGGGCCGTCTCGATCGCCCTGAACCCCTCGAGCAGACGATGCGCCGACACCTGGCGATGAAGGTCGACGTGCGCGAGCTGTCGTGGCTCGAGCAGCTTGCGACCCTGAGCGAGCCCGATCGCCACCCTGAGCGCTGGGAGCTCGCGACCGCCTACCTCGGCCTCGTGCCGAGCGACGTCGAGCCATCACTGCCCGCCGACACCCGCTGGCACCCCGTCGACCGCTTGCCCCCCACCGCCTTCGACCACGGCCGCATAATCGTCGAGGCCCGCGAGCGCCTGCGCGCGAAACTCTCCTACACGAACCTCGGGTTCGCCCTCGCCCCGCGCGAGTTCACGATCGCCGAGCTCGCCGAGCACTATTCGGCGGCGCTCGGTTACCGGGTGTCACAAACCAACCTGCGCCGGGTGCTTGAGCGCCGCCGCGCGATCGAGCCGACCGGCGCGATGCGTCCACCCGGGCCGGGCGGCGGTCGCCCAGCTTCCCTCTGGCGGTTCTCGAGTCGCTCGCTGGCTGTCACCGACCCGTTCGCCATCTTCAGGCCCCCGCATCGCTCCGCCCCCCAAACGGGTAAGGTCAGCTAA
- the nadA gene encoding quinolinate synthase NadA gives MATALRTIPPRPVIERLDPAEKSRLQEEVRALARERDAVILAHNYQLPQIQEVADFVGDSLELSRKAAATDAAVIAFCGVHFMAETASILCRDKKVLLPDLGAGCSLAESITAEELRAWKRKHPGAIVVMYVNTSAEVKAESDYCCTSSNAVQVVEHVRREHGDDVEILFGPDMWLGAYVERMTGRKMHVWTGECHVHAGIRPQDIARVRAEHPEAEFLIHPECGCSTQVMEYAACGDVDPERTFMLSTSGMIRHARESKAREFVVATETGLLYGLEKANPGKRFYPANPDAICPYMKMITLRKLRDTLRDLAPEVRVPDDIAERARVPIERMVAIGR, from the coding sequence ATGGCGACCGCCCTACGGACGATCCCACCGCGACCGGTGATCGAGCGACTCGACCCGGCTGAAAAGTCGCGCCTGCAGGAAGAAGTGCGGGCACTCGCTCGCGAGCGCGACGCGGTGATCCTGGCCCACAACTACCAGCTCCCGCAAATTCAGGAGGTCGCCGACTTCGTCGGCGACTCGCTCGAGCTGTCGCGCAAGGCTGCTGCCACGGACGCTGCCGTGATCGCCTTCTGCGGCGTCCACTTCATGGCCGAGACGGCCTCGATCCTCTGCCGGGACAAGAAGGTGCTGTTGCCCGACCTCGGCGCCGGTTGCTCGCTCGCTGAGTCGATCACAGCCGAAGAGCTGCGCGCTTGGAAGCGCAAGCACCCGGGTGCGATCGTCGTGATGTACGTCAACACCAGCGCCGAGGTCAAAGCCGAAAGCGACTACTGCTGTACCTCCTCGAACGCCGTCCAGGTGGTGGAACACGTCCGCCGCGAGCACGGCGACGACGTCGAGATCCTCTTCGGCCCCGACATGTGGCTGGGCGCCTACGTCGAGCGGATGACCGGGCGCAAGATGCACGTTTGGACCGGCGAGTGCCACGTCCATGCTGGTATTCGCCCCCAGGACATCGCGCGCGTGCGCGCCGAGCATCCCGAGGCCGAGTTCCTGATCCATCCCGAGTGCGGTTGTTCGACCCAGGTGATGGAGTACGCCGCTTGCGGCGACGTCGATCCCGAGCGCACTTTCATGCTCTCGACGAGTGGGATGATCCGCCACGCTCGTGAATCGAAGGCGCGCGAGTTCGTTGTCGCCACCGAGACCGGCCTGCTCTACGGGCTCGAGAAGGCCAATCCGGGCAAGCGGTTCTACCCTGCGAACCCCGATGCGATCTGCCCGTACATGAAGATGATCACGCTCCGCAAGCTGCGCGACACGCTGCGCGACCTCGCCCCCGAGGTGCGCGTTCCCGACGACATCGCCGAGCGCGCCCGTGTGCCGATCGAGCGGATGGTCGCGATCGGGCGGTGA
- a CDS encoding lysylphosphatidylglycerol synthase domain-containing protein, giving the protein MTATPALPPGVATNAPRPEDGKPTAEAHAPQAGSVDSAFAVTGRDASRAPAAADAAQVCGRHLGWPRQLAARGSRLARSLSTRAARLLRRPPLWLRLLVSLALVAAAIHLLDPASVAQRIGRIDPALAALAVATATAGQALCGLRWHQLALALGMPDRAGAGRAFVHAYLRGCLWNNVLPSGYGGDAVKVAWLAPRSGMRTAAASVALDRALGFLALTAVAAISLPASGYGLPAPLTWTAAGLGIVALAAATFAPRQGARWWRQRRSSSSSAVAGLGRAPYWRLAVVLSLIYVLVWSLATALLARALGVDLAPAAVPTVVAVTGVAMALPVAIGGVGTREAGFVAALAPLGVATHDAVALGIAFGALLATSALVGALPALGTPKRATTSAARPRLPLLRFSWLPGLLADRRLLPVGRRVRRPITPARRDALFLAALLVGGLALRLVLARRSLWLDETITYAQVARSPGEIVKLQLAGVHPPLYHLQAGLTVSLLGSSELALRTPSIAWSLVGVVAVWWWARAALSRRAARWAALLAAIAPFAVWYGSEARMYAQVFALVALAGALAWRLLERGGWLRATALALTMCALAYTHYFGALFAAALGLVAAVLAATRADLRKRALAVLACLALAALSLVPWVLVAFLGRDATSQLPPYNRPDPFAVIIAIVELVGGFHDYRAVGLAAATWPLALLALLVAVPRLARVPVSVGALMTLVLLPVALLVAASWLGPHSVFDPRYLTVIAPPLFLLIGALLARVERELPGGVRATAAAVCAGLFVALSLIQGHDRGNPRLFQLREALRAAARATAPGDALALVPQFQVTKLRYDPVLAYYRPPRSRRVIDTLEGPGRKPRDAWLIAQRSGSRRIALVTTFEGQALAQQLASPSRFVRAFRSYGPLLEKRSFAGVQVRVYALQRTATHPVRRGVRAAHRTTDRKEAI; this is encoded by the coding sequence GTGACCGCCACGCCCGCGCTCCCCCCGGGAGTGGCCACGAACGCGCCACGCCCTGAGGACGGCAAGCCAACGGCCGAAGCGCACGCACCGCAGGCCGGGAGCGTCGATTCCGCTTTCGCTGTGACCGGGCGTGACGCCTCGCGCGCGCCGGCCGCCGCGGACGCCGCGCAGGTGTGCGGGCGACACCTCGGGTGGCCGCGGCAGCTGGCGGCGCGAGGAAGTCGGCTAGCTCGTTCGCTCAGCACGCGCGCGGCGCGACTGCTGCGGCGGCCGCCGCTCTGGCTACGTTTGCTCGTGAGCTTGGCGCTCGTCGCGGCCGCGATTCACCTGCTCGATCCCGCCAGCGTCGCGCAGCGCATCGGACGGATCGATCCGGCACTCGCCGCGCTCGCGGTCGCAACAGCCACGGCGGGTCAGGCTTTGTGCGGCCTGCGCTGGCACCAGCTCGCGCTGGCGCTCGGCATGCCCGACAGGGCGGGCGCCGGCCGCGCGTTCGTGCACGCCTATCTGCGCGGCTGCCTGTGGAACAACGTTCTGCCGAGCGGCTACGGCGGCGACGCAGTGAAGGTCGCTTGGCTCGCACCGCGGTCCGGGATGCGAACTGCGGCAGCGAGCGTCGCCCTCGACCGCGCCCTCGGCTTTCTGGCGCTCACAGCTGTCGCCGCTATCTCCCTGCCGGCGAGCGGCTACGGTCTGCCGGCGCCGCTCACGTGGACCGCTGCCGGGCTCGGCATCGTGGCGCTCGCTGCAGCGACGTTCGCACCGCGCCAGGGCGCTCGCTGGTGGCGTCAGCGGCGCAGCAGCAGCAGCAGCGCTGTCGCCGGTCTCGGTCGTGCCCCATACTGGCGCCTGGCCGTCGTTCTCAGCCTGATCTACGTGCTCGTGTGGTCTCTCGCGACCGCACTGCTCGCTCGTGCGCTCGGCGTCGACCTCGCGCCGGCGGCGGTGCCGACGGTGGTCGCTGTAACCGGGGTGGCGATGGCGCTCCCGGTCGCTATCGGCGGGGTGGGTACGCGTGAGGCAGGGTTCGTCGCCGCCCTCGCCCCGCTCGGTGTGGCTACGCACGACGCGGTCGCGCTCGGAATCGCCTTCGGCGCGCTGCTCGCTACCTCTGCGCTCGTCGGAGCGCTGCCAGCGTTAGGGACACCCAAACGAGCGACAACGAGTGCCGCCCGCCCGCGCCTTCCGCTGCTGCGCTTTTCCTGGCTACCGGGGTTGCTCGCCGACCGCCGCCTTCTTCCCGTCGGGCGCAGAGTTCGCCGTCCAATCACCCCGGCCAGGCGCGACGCGCTCTTTCTCGCCGCACTGCTCGTCGGCGGACTCGCACTGCGCCTAGTGCTCGCGCGGCGCAGCCTCTGGCTCGACGAGACCATCACCTACGCGCAGGTAGCGCGTTCGCCGGGCGAGATCGTGAAGCTGCAGCTAGCGGGCGTGCACCCGCCCCTTTACCACCTCCAGGCCGGGCTTACCGTCTCGCTACTCGGGAGCAGCGAGCTTGCGCTGCGTACCCCGTCGATCGCCTGGTCGCTCGTCGGCGTCGTCGCTGTGTGGTGGTGGGCACGCGCCGCCCTCTCCCGCCGTGCCGCGCGCTGGGCGGCGCTGCTCGCAGCGATCGCCCCGTTCGCTGTCTGGTACGGCAGCGAAGCGCGGATGTACGCGCAGGTGTTCGCGCTCGTGGCACTGGCCGGCGCCCTCGCCTGGCGCTTGCTCGAGCGCGGCGGCTGGTTGCGCGCGACAGCGCTCGCACTGACCATGTGCGCGCTCGCCTACACCCACTACTTCGGAGCGCTCTTCGCCGCAGCGCTCGGGCTCGTCGCGGCCGTGCTCGCGGCGACACGGGCCGATCTGCGCAAGCGCGCGCTCGCGGTGCTCGCCTGTCTCGCGCTCGCCGCTCTGTCGCTCGTGCCCTGGGTGCTCGTGGCGTTCCTGGGTCGCGACGCCACCTCCCAGCTTCCCCCCTACAACCGACCCGACCCCTTCGCGGTGATCATCGCGATCGTCGAGCTCGTCGGCGGCTTCCACGACTATCGAGCCGTCGGACTGGCCGCCGCGACGTGGCCGCTAGCGCTGTTGGCGCTGCTCGTGGCGGTGCCACGACTCGCGCGCGTACCGGTGTCGGTCGGCGCCTTGATGACGCTCGTGCTGCTGCCCGTAGCGCTGCTGGTCGCAGCCTCCTGGCTCGGGCCGCACTCGGTTTTCGATCCGCGCTACCTGACCGTCATCGCGCCACCGCTGTTCCTGCTCATCGGCGCACTGCTCGCGCGGGTCGAGCGCGAGCTGCCGGGAGGTGTGCGCGCGACGGCCGCCGCCGTGTGCGCCGGCTTGTTCGTCGCACTGAGCCTGATCCAGGGCCACGACCGCGGCAACCCGCGCCTGTTCCAGTTGCGCGAGGCGCTGCGAGCGGCAGCCCGCGCGACGGCACCCGGTGACGCTCTAGCGCTGGTACCCCAGTTTCAGGTAACGAAGCTGCGCTACGACCCGGTGCTCGCCTACTACCGACCCCCACGCTCGCGCCGGGTGATCGACACTCTCGAAGGCCCCGGCAGGAAACCGCGCGACGCCTGGCTGATCGCCCAGCGGTCGGGGAGTCGGCGAATCGCTCTCGTCACGACCTTCGAGGGTCAGGCCCTCGCACAGCAGCTCGCCTCGCCGTCGCGGTTCGTACGTGCGTTCCGAAGCTACGGACCGCTGCTCGAGAAGCGCTCGTTCGCTGGCGTGCAAGTGCGCGTCTACGCGCTGCAGCGCACAGCAACGCATCCCGTCCGGCGAGGTGTGCGCGCCGCGCACCGCACGACCGACCGCAAGGAGGCGATTTGA
- the nadC gene encoding carboxylating nicotinate-nucleotide diphosphorylase: MRAHRDPTGQPTARAHAAQRRGLALEELVELGLGEDVGHGDLTANSVVPAGVRCVARIEQRREGVLAGIDAAALCFARLDPQVKFERMAPAGEWREPGLVARVEGDARAILAAERVALNLLGRLSGIATLTARFVRAVAGTGVRILDTRKTTPGWRRLEREAVRLGGGHNHRFALDDAILIKENHVTLAGGVGEAVRRARAAAPSGVWVEVECRTLAEVEEALSAGADRILLDNMGPDELRAAVRLVAGRARLEASGGVTLDNVREIAATGVDDISVGALTHSAPALDVSLIVERAL, translated from the coding sequence GTGAGAGCACACCGCGACCCGACCGGCCAACCAACGGCCCGCGCGCACGCCGCGCAACGCCGCGGGCTTGCGCTCGAAGAGCTCGTCGAGCTTGGGCTCGGCGAAGACGTCGGGCACGGCGACCTCACCGCCAACTCTGTGGTGCCCGCTGGAGTCCGCTGCGTGGCTCGTATCGAGCAGCGACGCGAGGGCGTGCTGGCAGGGATCGACGCGGCGGCACTGTGTTTCGCGCGCCTCGATCCGCAGGTGAAGTTCGAACGTATGGCTCCGGCCGGCGAGTGGCGTGAGCCGGGACTAGTCGCGCGGGTCGAGGGCGACGCGCGCGCGATCTTGGCCGCTGAGCGCGTTGCCCTGAACCTGCTCGGTCGCTTGTCGGGAATCGCGACGCTCACAGCGCGGTTCGTGCGCGCTGTGGCAGGCACCGGTGTGCGCATCCTCGATACGCGCAAGACCACACCGGGCTGGCGGCGGCTCGAGCGCGAAGCGGTGCGCCTCGGCGGCGGTCACAACCACCGCTTCGCTCTCGACGACGCGATCCTCATCAAAGAGAACCACGTCACGTTGGCTGGCGGTGTCGGCGAGGCGGTGCGGCGGGCACGTGCGGCGGCGCCGTCAGGCGTGTGGGTTGAAGTCGAGTGTCGCACGTTGGCGGAGGTCGAGGAGGCGCTTTCGGCTGGTGCCGATCGGATCTTGCTCGACAACATGGGGCCCGACGAGCTGCGCGCGGCTGTGCGTCTAGTCGCCGGGCGGGCGCGCCTCGAGGCCAGCGGCGGCGTCACGCTCGACAACGTGCGCGAGATCGCCGCGACCGGTGTCGACGACATCAGCGTCGGGGCGCTCACGCACTCGGCGCCGGCGCTCGACGTGAGTCTGATCGTCGAGCGCGCGCTCTGA
- the ftsH gene encoding ATP-dependent zinc metalloprotease FtsH has product MAGGRDDSAQGRDSAMTGAPSAAGSPPSSRTAAPPARPPDPRTPLPPGPRGGPGWRVAPAPDGRGGERHPRPPMVPFPLGRFLAVLAALLALNFVLANALTAPAPRVRVPYSPFFLQQLERGNVRAISAQGEALKGELKHPVRARIEGERVTVERFETTVPAFADRRQLYDLLVERRVTINARPPGERSLLETLLLGFGPTLLLVGFFLWLARRAAAQGPGGMLGQFGRARARRFDPSQQHVTFNDVAGIDEAKEELSEIVDFLRDPDKYRRLGARIPRGVLLSGPPGTGKTLLARAVAGEAGVPFFSISASEFIEAIVGVGASRVRDLFAQAKEAAPAIIFIDEIDAIGRSRAQAGTLGAHDEREQTLNQILTEMDGFDPAQGVIVLAATNRPEVLDPALLRPGRFDRRIVIQPPDSAGRRKILAVHTRSVPLADDVDLDELAQRTPGMVGADLANLVNEAALLAARRGHAAVTQADFDAALEKIVLGAERKMVLSEQDRRRVAYHEAGHALVAMLTPGADPLRKVSIIPRGRALGITFAAPEDDRFNYTRSELIAKIAVTLGGRAAEEVVFGDVSTGAEQDIEQVTELARRMVGRWGMGERVGLVAVLPRDGQGPVPFAADAPADATRRLLDEEVRRLVEERYRAVRDLLERERDRLERLARALLERETLEADEARRAAGLVEGTQASASVEVGKGEA; this is encoded by the coding sequence ATGGCCGGCGGACGCGACGACAGCGCACAGGGGCGGGACTCGGCGATGACCGGTGCGCCTTCGGCTGCCGGCTCGCCGCCGTCGTCGCGTACGGCCGCGCCGCCCGCGCGCCCTCCCGACCCGCGCACCCCGCTTCCGCCGGGTCCGCGCGGCGGCCCGGGTTGGCGCGTAGCGCCAGCGCCCGACGGTCGCGGTGGCGAGCGCCATCCGCGGCCGCCGATGGTTCCGTTCCCCCTCGGGCGCTTCCTTGCCGTGCTGGCAGCGCTGCTCGCGCTCAACTTCGTCCTCGCGAATGCGTTGACCGCCCCCGCGCCGCGCGTCCGTGTGCCCTACAGCCCGTTCTTTTTGCAGCAACTGGAACGCGGCAACGTCCGCGCGATCTCGGCTCAGGGCGAGGCGCTGAAGGGCGAGCTCAAGCACCCCGTGCGGGCGCGCATCGAGGGCGAGCGGGTGACAGTGGAGCGTTTCGAGACCACCGTCCCCGCCTTCGCCGACCGGCGCCAGCTCTACGACCTGCTGGTCGAGCGGCGGGTGACCATCAACGCGCGGCCGCCGGGAGAGCGTTCGCTGCTCGAAACGCTGCTCCTCGGCTTCGGGCCGACGCTCTTGCTCGTCGGCTTTTTCCTGTGGCTGGCGCGGCGCGCTGCGGCCCAGGGGCCGGGCGGCATGCTCGGTCAGTTCGGCCGTGCCCGCGCGCGGCGCTTCGACCCCTCGCAACAGCACGTGACGTTCAACGACGTAGCCGGTATCGACGAGGCGAAAGAGGAGCTCAGCGAGATCGTCGACTTCCTCCGCGACCCCGACAAGTACCGGCGCCTGGGTGCGCGGATCCCGCGCGGGGTGCTGCTCTCGGGACCGCCTGGCACCGGCAAGACGCTGCTGGCTCGCGCCGTCGCCGGCGAAGCCGGCGTGCCGTTCTTCTCGATCTCAGCGTCGGAGTTCATCGAGGCGATCGTCGGTGTCGGTGCCTCGCGCGTGCGTGACCTCTTCGCGCAAGCCAAAGAGGCCGCTCCGGCGATCATCTTCATCGACGAGATCGATGCGATCGGTCGCTCGCGGGCGCAAGCGGGCACGCTCGGCGCCCACGACGAGCGCGAGCAGACGCTCAACCAGATCCTCACCGAGATGGACGGTTTCGATCCGGCCCAGGGAGTGATCGTGCTCGCCGCGACGAACCGGCCGGAGGTGCTCGATCCGGCGCTGCTGCGGCCCGGCCGCTTCGACCGTCGCATCGTCATCCAGCCTCCGGACAGCGCTGGCCGACGCAAGATCCTCGCCGTCCACACGCGCTCGGTTCCGCTCGCCGACGACGTCGATCTCGACGAGCTGGCGCAACGCACCCCGGGCATGGTCGGCGCCGATCTCGCCAACCTCGTCAACGAGGCCGCCCTGCTCGCCGCGCGGCGGGGACATGCGGCCGTGACGCAAGCCGATTTCGACGCTGCGCTCGAGAAGATCGTGCTCGGTGCCGAGCGGAAGATGGTCCTGTCCGAGCAGGACCGCCGGCGTGTCGCCTACCACGAGGCCGGCCACGCGCTGGTGGCGATGTTGACCCCCGGCGCCGACCCGCTGCGCAAGGTTTCGATCATCCCGCGCGGACGCGCGCTCGGGATCACGTTCGCCGCGCCTGAGGACGACCGCTTCAACTACACACGCAGCGAGCTGATCGCCAAGATCGCGGTCACGCTCGGCGGGCGAGCGGCCGAGGAGGTCGTTTTCGGCGACGTCTCAACCGGGGCCGAGCAGGACATCGAGCAGGTCACCGAGCTCGCACGGCGGATGGTCGGTCGCTGGGGTATGGGCGAACGCGTCGGCCTCGTGGCGGTTCTGCCGCGCGACGGGCAGGGCCCTGTTCCGTTCGCTGCTGACGCTCCTGCCGACGCTACGCGCCGGCTTCTCGACGAGGAGGTGCGTCGGCTTGTCGAGGAGCGCTACCGCGCCGTGCGCGACCTGCTCGAGCGTGAGCGTGACCGCCTCGAGCGCCTGGCCCGTGCGCTGCTCGAGCGCGAGACGCTCGAGGCCGATGAAGCGCGTCGGGCAGCTGGACTCGTTGAGGGGACACAGGCCTCCGCATCCGTCGAGGTTGGGAAGGGCGAAGCGTGA
- a CDS encoding glutathione S-transferase N-terminal domain-containing protein produces the protein MKLYVCWGTWRPGPRPGGHPCGRAYHALREAGYEPEVVKAYGLGFLPSFLNFTRGRREVRELTGQQWVPVLVTDDGDVITGSREIERWAREHPRSSADRA, from the coding sequence ATGAAGCTGTACGTCTGTTGGGGCACGTGGCGGCCCGGCCCGCGACCGGGCGGCCACCCGTGCGGACGGGCCTACCACGCGCTGCGCGAGGCGGGCTACGAACCCGAGGTCGTCAAGGCTTACGGCCTCGGGTTCCTGCCCAGCTTCCTCAACTTCACGCGCGGTCGCCGCGAGGTCCGCGAGCTGACGGGACAGCAATGGGTACCGGTGCTCGTCACCGACGACGGTGATGTGATCACCGGTTCGCGCGAGATCGAGCGCTGGGCGCGCGAGCACCCGCGTAGTAGCGCCGATCGCGCCTGA
- a CDS encoding ferritin, with product MPSERFVDALNEQIAREFAAAQQYTAIGAWYESQTLPRLAEFFNEQAEEERGHARKMIQYLLDTGAPVRIGAVPAPRCDFADHVEPIRTGLEQERQNTVEISKLFEIARETRDHASEVFMHWFITEQVEEERVMGDLLQVAERVRDFPMMLEEFLAREGDKLRDE from the coding sequence ATGCCCTCGGAGCGTTTCGTCGATGCACTCAACGAACAGATTGCGCGCGAGTTCGCCGCCGCGCAGCAGTACACGGCGATCGGCGCTTGGTACGAGTCGCAAACCCTGCCGCGGCTGGCCGAGTTCTTCAACGAGCAGGCCGAAGAGGAGCGCGGCCACGCGCGCAAGATGATCCAGTACCTGCTCGACACCGGTGCGCCGGTCCGCATCGGCGCGGTGCCCGCACCGCGCTGCGACTTCGCCGACCACGTCGAACCGATCCGTACCGGCCTCGAGCAGGAGCGGCAGAACACCGTCGAGATCTCGAAACTTTTCGAGATCGCGCGCGAGACGCGCGACCACGCCTCCGAGGTGTTCATGCACTGGTTCATCACCGAGCAAGTCGAAGAAGAGCGCGTGATGGGCGACCTGCTGCAGGTAGCGGAGCGCGTCCGGGACTTCCCGATGATGCTCGAGGAGTTCCTCGCGCGCGAGGGCGACAAGCTGCGCGACGAGTAG
- a CDS encoding glycosyltransferase family 2 protein, with the protein MRSSQRANLQAIRPLGVRGVPTGRAHEQGERVEVSVVVPARDEELTIGPLTEALGRELTAQLAERGWQGGYEIVIVDDGSRDGTWGEIERAAERDRSVCGVRHPRGLGKAAALATGIRMARGDRIVLMDADLQDDPTELPRFLNELERFDVVCGWKRERQDPLGKRVASRIFNAVCRRVFGLELHDMNCGFKALRREAAEAVYPYLKGELHRYVPVFASAAGFTITELAVRHHPRRHGRSKYGLARWLAGACDLVTVLLLTRYRERPAHAFGSVAVVAAALGGLAALPLALVGGTRTALAAVPVAMVVPAALFSAGFVAELVVHGRGGGASPRHASHDASGRLDADLVDPAAANVPALAVADDGTKTIAEAKGA; encoded by the coding sequence ATGCGCTCGAGCCAGCGAGCCAACCTGCAAGCGATCCGCCCACTCGGTGTGCGCGGCGTGCCGACAGGGCGTGCGCACGAGCAGGGCGAGCGTGTCGAGGTGTCGGTCGTCGTGCCCGCGCGCGACGAGGAGCTGACGATCGGTCCGTTGACCGAGGCGCTCGGCCGCGAACTTACCGCGCAACTGGCGGAGCGCGGCTGGCAGGGGGGCTACGAGATCGTCATCGTCGACGACGGCTCGCGTGATGGGACCTGGGGCGAGATCGAGCGCGCGGCTGAGCGCGACCGCTCGGTGTGCGGGGTCCGCCACCCCCGCGGTCTCGGCAAAGCGGCGGCGCTCGCGACCGGGATCCGCATGGCCCGCGGCGACCGGATCGTGTTGATGGACGCCGACCTCCAGGACGACCCCACCGAGCTGCCGCGCTTCCTGAACGAGCTCGAGCGTTTCGACGTCGTCTGCGGATGGAAGCGCGAGCGCCAGGACCCGCTCGGCAAGAGGGTCGCGTCGCGGATCTTCAACGCCGTCTGCCGGCGCGTCTTCGGGCTCGAGCTGCACGACATGAACTGCGGTTTCAAGGCGCTGCGGCGGGAGGCGGCGGAGGCGGTCTACCCCTACCTCAAGGGCGAGCTGCACCGTTACGTGCCGGTGTTCGCGAGCGCTGCCGGCTTCACGATCACGGAGCTTGCCGTCCGCCACCACCCCCGTCGCCACGGCCGTTCCAAGTACGGCCTTGCACGCTGGCTCGCGGGCGCCTGCGATCTCGTGACCGTGCTGCTGCTCACCCGCTACCGCGAGCGCCCGGCGCACGCCTTCGGCTCGGTCGCCGTCGTCGCCGCCGCGCTCGGCGGCCTCGCCGCGCTACCTCTCGCACTCGTCGGCGGCACGCGCACCGCGCTGGCCGCGGTCCCCGTGGCGATGGTGGTTCCGGCAGCCCTGTTCTCGGCCGGGTTCGTGGCGGAACTAGTCGTCCACGGGCGCGGTGGCGGTGCCAGTCCCCGGCACGCCAGTCACGACGCGAGCGGACGCCTCGACGCCGACCTCGTCGACCCAGCGGCAGCGAACGTACCGGCGCTCGCTGTGGCCGACGACGGCACAAAGACCATCGCCGAGGCGAAGGGCGCGTGA